The following are encoded in a window of Halosolutus halophilus genomic DNA:
- a CDS encoding anaerobic glycerol-3-phosphate dehydrogenase subunit C: protein MSDAEQPTDDHVPGDDEFEPIQVFPQAEDMDLRPGADNCYKCSTCDTNCPVAEVDDEFPGPKFQGPEQWRLKRQDDHDIDDSVMKCSNCMRCDSACPSEVPLSQMHNTARGEYVDEQMSTISREYLRNRMLANYRKLAPLAATFPRTANFVMGLSATKWMGEKLLGITSEREFPDFATETFREWWTKRGGAQVESEEKRIAYFHGCYSNYNTPEVAKALVRVYEHFGYEIMVPEQSCSGTPMFANGMLDDARRAAETNVRELGAAIADGADIVASCSSCSMSLRQEYPELFDFAGTETVAENTWDAVEFLRVHEDLEGALEGTSVEDSNFAYHAPCHSRNQGLDGQTIEIMDRIDGVEAEDVGDSCSGISGTYGWKAEKYETSMKIGEEMFDHMEDADAETGLTECPTCSMQMEHGTGYEITHTLEVLEDALVGARSE from the coding sequence ATGAGCGACGCAGAACAGCCGACCGACGACCACGTACCGGGCGACGACGAGTTCGAACCGATCCAGGTGTTTCCCCAGGCCGAAGACATGGACCTGCGGCCGGGGGCGGACAACTGTTACAAGTGCTCGACCTGCGACACGAACTGTCCGGTCGCCGAGGTCGACGACGAGTTCCCGGGGCCGAAGTTCCAGGGGCCCGAGCAGTGGCGGCTCAAGCGCCAGGACGACCACGACATCGACGATTCGGTGATGAAGTGTTCGAACTGCATGCGCTGTGACAGCGCCTGTCCCTCGGAGGTGCCCCTTTCGCAGATGCACAACACGGCCCGGGGCGAGTACGTCGACGAGCAGATGAGCACAATCTCCCGCGAGTACCTGCGAAACCGGATGCTCGCGAACTACCGCAAACTCGCCCCGCTGGCGGCGACGTTCCCGCGCACGGCGAACTTCGTGATGGGGCTCTCCGCCACCAAGTGGATGGGCGAGAAACTGCTCGGGATCACGAGCGAGCGGGAGTTCCCCGACTTCGCGACGGAGACGTTCCGGGAGTGGTGGACGAAGCGGGGTGGGGCACAGGTCGAGAGCGAGGAGAAACGCATCGCCTACTTCCACGGCTGTTACTCGAACTACAACACCCCGGAGGTCGCGAAGGCGCTCGTGCGCGTCTACGAGCACTTCGGCTACGAGATCATGGTGCCCGAACAGTCCTGCTCCGGGACGCCGATGTTCGCGAACGGGATGTTAGACGACGCCCGCCGTGCGGCCGAGACGAACGTCCGCGAACTCGGGGCCGCGATCGCGGACGGGGCCGATATCGTCGCCTCCTGTAGCTCCTGTTCGATGTCGCTCCGCCAGGAGTACCCCGAACTGTTCGATTTCGCGGGGACCGAAACCGTCGCCGAGAACACGTGGGACGCCGTCGAGTTCCTCCGCGTTCACGAGGACCTCGAGGGGGCACTCGAGGGGACGTCCGTCGAGGACAGCAACTTCGCCTACCACGCCCCGTGTCACTCGCGCAATCAGGGACTCGACGGCCAGACGATCGAGATAATGGACCGCATCGACGGCGTCGAGGCCGAGGACGTCGGCGATTCCTGTTCCGGCATCTCCGGCACCTACGGCTGGAAGGCGGAGAAATACGAAACCTCCATGAAAATCGGCGAGGAAATGTTCGATCACATGGAAGACGCCGACGCCGAGACCGGCCTCACCGAGTGCCCGACCTGCTCGATGCAGATGGAACACGGCACGGGCTACGAGATCACGCACACGCTCGAAGTCCTCGAAGACGCACTCGTCGGAGCTAGGTCGGAGTAA
- the glpB gene encoding glycerol-3-phosphate dehydrogenase subunit GlpB: MAIEDDVLVIGGGIAGATAALAAAERDARVRLVTYKQSTLRHASGLIDILGYTPAGDGPLIDPFDALEDLPEGHPYERVGAETVRDALSFFDDVAGDAYAGEHTDANALVPTHGGTVKPTARYPASTAAGLASDPRDALLVGFETLPDFEAPLAAAHLEAAGAPFETRGVTLSFPGIVRDDAKVTRYAHLLDQDETVETAAGTTTAREALAERVRSQLDDEPRVGFPAVLGDERADEVRADLADAIGVDVFEVPMGPPSLPGMRLEDLLYDALEAAGVAVTSGVPVIDYETNGDADRIDRVVVDRHGAEIPHRADQYVLATGGLVGKGVRSERDRVFEPIFDCHVSHAEDRYDWFVDDVFGDQPYARFGLAPDRELRPLDATDDPEFANLRAAGAVLGGYDFAAEKSGAGVSLATGYAAGRRAGEECGD, encoded by the coding sequence ATGGCGATCGAAGACGACGTCCTCGTGATCGGCGGCGGCATCGCGGGCGCGACGGCGGCGCTGGCCGCGGCCGAACGCGACGCCCGGGTGCGGCTGGTCACGTACAAGCAGAGTACCCTCCGCCACGCCAGCGGTCTGATCGATATTCTCGGCTACACGCCGGCGGGTGACGGGCCGCTGATCGATCCGTTCGACGCGCTCGAAGACCTCCCCGAGGGCCATCCCTACGAACGCGTCGGGGCGGAGACGGTCCGGGACGCGCTGTCGTTCTTCGACGACGTCGCGGGTGACGCGTACGCCGGCGAGCACACGGACGCGAACGCACTCGTCCCGACCCACGGCGGCACCGTCAAACCGACCGCACGCTACCCCGCTTCGACCGCCGCCGGACTGGCGAGCGATCCGCGGGACGCGCTGCTGGTCGGGTTCGAGACGCTCCCGGACTTCGAGGCACCGCTCGCCGCGGCCCACCTCGAGGCTGCGGGCGCGCCGTTCGAGACCCGTGGCGTGACCCTCTCGTTCCCCGGCATCGTCCGCGACGACGCGAAGGTGACCCGGTACGCCCACCTGCTCGACCAGGACGAGACGGTCGAGACGGCCGCCGGGACGACGACCGCCCGCGAGGCGCTCGCAGAGCGGGTTCGTTCACAGCTCGACGACGAGCCGCGGGTCGGCTTCCCCGCCGTTCTCGGCGACGAACGCGCCGACGAGGTCCGGGCCGACCTCGCGGACGCGATCGGCGTCGACGTGTTCGAGGTCCCGATGGGGCCGCCGAGCCTCCCGGGGATGCGCCTCGAGGATCTGCTGTACGACGCGCTCGAGGCGGCCGGCGTGGCCGTCACGTCGGGCGTGCCCGTGATCGACTACGAGACGAACGGCGACGCCGATCGGATCGACCGCGTCGTCGTCGACCGACACGGCGCGGAGATTCCCCACCGGGCCGACCAGTACGTGCTCGCGACGGGCGGTCTCGTCGGCAAGGGCGTCCGATCGGAGCGGGACCGGGTGTTCGAACCGATCTTCGACTGCCACGTGTCCCACGCCGAGGACCGCTACGACTGGTTCGTCGACGACGTCTTCGGCGACCAGCCCTACGCACGGTTCGGACTCGCTCCCGACCGGGAGCTTCGACCGCTCGACGCGACCGACGACCCCGAGTTCGCGAACCTGCGCGCGGCGGGCGCGGTGCTCGGCGGCTACGACTTCGCCGCGGAGAAGTCCGGTGCCGGCGTCTCGCTCGCGACGGGCTACGCGGCCGGCCGGCGCGCCGGCGAGGAGTGCGGTGACTGA